From Streptomyces sp. NBC_00237, a single genomic window includes:
- a CDS encoding transglycosylase family protein, with the protein MSLFSSKGKHRRPSKATRVATLASVTGVAVAAPLIGATSASAASVDTWDAVAQCESGGNWSINTGNGYYGGLQFTNSSWAAAGGTQYAPRADQATKGQQIATAERLLKIQGPGAWACAGAGNLSNDGVDPGVSTGSGSGSQKSAPKAPKAQKTEKKRQAPAASRSETRSVPKVESKAGGPIKKGDGEYQVKAGDTLSMIAASHHVKGGWQHIADLNEDVVSDADLIFPGQQLHLR; encoded by the coding sequence ATGTCGCTTTTCAGCAGCAAGGGCAAGCACCGCCGTCCGTCCAAGGCCACCCGTGTCGCCACCCTGGCGAGCGTCACCGGTGTCGCGGTCGCCGCTCCGCTGATCGGGGCCACCTCGGCCTCCGCCGCCTCCGTCGACACCTGGGACGCCGTCGCCCAGTGCGAGTCCGGCGGTAACTGGTCCATCAACACGGGCAACGGCTACTACGGCGGCCTCCAGTTCACGAACTCCTCGTGGGCCGCCGCCGGTGGCACCCAGTACGCCCCGCGTGCCGACCAGGCCACCAAGGGCCAGCAGATAGCCACCGCCGAGCGCCTGCTCAAGATCCAGGGCCCCGGCGCCTGGGCCTGTGCCGGTGCGGGCAACCTGAGCAACGACGGCGTGGACCCGGGCGTCAGCACCGGTTCCGGTTCGGGCTCGCAGAAGTCCGCCCCGAAGGCTCCGAAGGCCCAGAAGACCGAGAAGAAGCGCCAGGCCCCGGCCGCGTCCCGCAGCGAGACCCGCTCGGTGCCCAAGGTCGAGTCCAAGGCCGGCGGCCCGATCAAGAAGGGCGACGGCGAGTACCAGGTCAAGGCCGGCGACACCCTCTCGATGATCGCCGCGTCCCACCACGTCAAGGGCGGCTGGCAGCACATCGCGGACCTGAATGAGGACGTCGTCTCCGACGCCGACCTCATCTTCCCGGGTCAGCAGCTCCACCTTCGCTGA
- the eno gene encoding phosphopyruvate hydratase, translating to MLVPSIDVVVAREILDSRGNPTVEVEVGLDDGSTGRAAVPSGASTGAFEAIELRDGDPNRYMGKGVEKAVLAVIEQIGPELVGYDATEQRLIDQAMFDLDATENKGSLGANAILGVSLAVAHAASEASDLPLFRYLGGPNAHLLPVPMMNILNGGSHADSNVDIQEFMIAPIGAESFSEALRWGAEVYHTLKKVLKTKGLSTGLGDEGGFAPNLESNRAALDLIVEAIKQAGYIPGEQIALALDVAASEFYKDGTYEFEGKSRSAAEMTEYYEELVSAYPMVSIEDPLYEDDWAGWKTLTDRLGSKVQIVGDDLFVTNPERLARGIEEGSANALLVKVNQIGSLTETLDAVELAQRNGFKCMMSHRSGETEDVTIADLAVAVNCGQIKTGAPARSDRVAKYNQLLRIEEILDDAAVYAGRSAFPRFKG from the coding sequence ATGCTCGTGCCGTCCATCGACGTCGTCGTAGCCCGGGAAATCCTGGACTCCCGAGGCAACCCCACGGTCGAGGTCGAGGTCGGCCTCGACGACGGCAGCACGGGTCGTGCTGCTGTTCCGTCCGGTGCCTCCACCGGTGCCTTCGAAGCCATCGAGCTTCGTGACGGTGACCCCAACCGCTACATGGGCAAGGGTGTCGAGAAGGCCGTCCTCGCCGTCATCGAGCAGATCGGCCCGGAGCTCGTCGGCTACGACGCGACCGAGCAGCGCCTGATCGACCAGGCGATGTTCGACCTCGACGCCACCGAGAACAAGGGCTCGCTCGGCGCCAACGCCATCCTGGGCGTCTCCCTCGCCGTCGCGCACGCCGCCTCCGAGGCCAGCGACCTGCCGCTGTTCCGCTACCTCGGCGGTCCGAACGCGCACCTGCTGCCCGTCCCGATGATGAACATCCTCAACGGTGGGTCGCACGCCGACTCCAACGTCGACATCCAGGAGTTCATGATCGCCCCGATCGGCGCGGAGTCCTTCTCCGAGGCCCTCCGCTGGGGCGCCGAGGTCTACCACACCCTCAAGAAGGTGCTGAAGACCAAGGGCCTGTCCACCGGCCTGGGCGACGAGGGCGGCTTCGCCCCGAACCTGGAGTCCAACCGCGCCGCGCTCGACCTCATCGTCGAGGCCATCAAGCAGGCCGGTTACATCCCCGGCGAGCAGATCGCGCTCGCGCTCGACGTCGCCGCGTCCGAGTTCTACAAGGACGGCACGTACGAGTTCGAGGGCAAGTCCCGCTCGGCCGCCGAGATGACCGAGTACTACGAGGAGCTCGTCTCCGCGTACCCGATGGTCTCCATCGAGGACCCGCTGTACGAGGACGACTGGGCCGGCTGGAAGACCCTCACCGACCGTCTGGGCTCCAAGGTCCAGATCGTCGGCGACGACCTCTTCGTCACCAACCCGGAGCGTCTGGCCCGAGGCATCGAGGAGGGCTCCGCGAACGCCCTCCTGGTCAAGGTCAACCAGATCGGTTCGCTGACCGAGACCCTCGACGCCGTCGAGCTCGCCCAGCGCAACGGCTTCAAGTGCATGATGAGCCACCGTTCCGGCGAGACCGAGGACGTCACCATCGCCGACCTCGCCGTCGCCGTGAACTGCGGTCAGATCAAGACCGGCGCCCCGGCCCGCTCGGACCGCGTCGCCAAGTACAACCAGCTGCTGCGCATCGAGGAGATCCTCGACGACGCCGCGGTGTACGCCGGTCGCTCGGCGTTCCCCCGCTTCAAGGGCTAA
- a CDS encoding septum formation initiator family protein → MAGKGSKGSKGNRDRFSTTTRLRLLGEQTAARVYRSQTRRQARRSRLTGRAALLVLVVCTLVVALAYPIRSYFSQATEIADQEQARNEAERRVEQLRDAKARLQDDAYIVRLSREHLHYVKPGETGFTMYDPKAPGAGQRPEGDEAADRPWYSNVWGGVDEADRREP, encoded by the coding sequence ATGGCCGGGAAGGGCTCGAAGGGCTCGAAGGGCAACCGCGACCGGTTCTCCACCACGACCAGGCTGCGCCTGCTCGGCGAGCAGACCGCAGCCCGCGTCTACCGTTCCCAGACCCGCCGCCAGGCCCGCCGCTCCCGGCTCACCGGCCGGGCCGCCCTGCTGGTGCTCGTGGTGTGCACGCTGGTGGTGGCTCTCGCGTATCCGATACGGAGCTACTTCTCGCAGGCCACCGAGATCGCCGACCAGGAGCAGGCCAGGAACGAGGCCGAGCGGCGCGTCGAGCAGCTCCGCGACGCCAAGGCACGCCTCCAGGACGACGCGTACATCGTGCGGCTCTCCCGCGAGCACCTGCACTACGTCAAGCCCGGCGAGACCGGCTTCACCATGTACGACCCGAAGGCGCCGGGCGCCGGGCAGCGTCCGGAGGGGGACGAGGCCGCCGACCGGCCCTGGTACTCCAACGTCTGGGGCGGCGTCGACGAAGCCGACCGCCGCGAACCGTAG
- a CDS encoding DUF501 domain-containing protein, whose protein sequence is MQTPPPITPRTEPTDRDIEAFKLQLGRPPRGLRAIAHRCPCGNPDVVETAPRLEDGTPFPTLYYMTCPRATGAIGTLEGSGLMKEMQARLATDPELADQYRAAHEDYLKRRDEIEELVGFPSAGGMPDRVKCLHVLVGHSLVAGPGVNPFGDEALAVLPEWWAKGPCVTPCTDQAEETAQ, encoded by the coding sequence ATGCAGACCCCGCCCCCGATCACGCCGCGCACCGAGCCCACCGACCGGGACATCGAGGCGTTCAAGCTCCAGCTGGGCCGCCCGCCGCGCGGACTGCGCGCGATCGCGCACCGGTGCCCCTGCGGCAACCCGGACGTGGTCGAGACGGCCCCGCGCCTGGAGGACGGCACGCCGTTCCCCACGCTCTACTACATGACCTGCCCCCGGGCCACGGGCGCCATCGGCACCCTGGAGGGCTCGGGCCTCATGAAGGAGATGCAGGCGCGCCTCGCCACCGACCCGGAGCTGGCCGACCAGTACCGGGCCGCGCATGAGGACTACCTCAAGCGGCGCGACGAGATCGAGGAGCTGGTGGGCTTCCCCAGCGCGGGCGGGATGCCCGACCGGGTGAAGTGTCTGCACGTGCTGGTCGGCCACTCGCTGGTCGCGGGCCCCGGCGTGAACCCCTTCGGTGACGAGGCCCTGGCCGTCCTCCCCGAGTGGTGGGCCAAGGGCCCCTGCGTGACCCCCTGCACCGACCAGGCCGAGGAGACCGCCCAGTGA
- a CDS encoding Ppx/GppA phosphatase family protein — MTRVAAVDCGTNSIRLLVADADPATGELVDLDRRMTIVRLGQGVDRTGRLAPEALERTFAACREYAEIIKAHGAEKIRFVATSASRDAENRADFVSGVLDILGVEPEVISGDQEAAFSFTGATKELAGRAEDYLVVDIGGGSTELVVGRESVEAARSVDIGCVRLTERHQPSSPATAEQVAAIRADVSKALDLAAETVPLTGGPRTLVGLAGSVTTIAAIALGLEEYDSEAIHHARIPYEKVREITRSLIAATHDEKAAIPAMHPGRVDVIVSGALILLALMERVQASEVVVSEHDILDGIGWSIA, encoded by the coding sequence GTGACCCGGGTCGCCGCCGTCGACTGCGGTACGAACTCCATCCGCCTGCTCGTCGCCGACGCGGACCCCGCCACGGGCGAGCTGGTCGACCTGGACCGCCGGATGACCATCGTCCGGCTCGGCCAGGGCGTGGACCGTACGGGACGACTCGCCCCCGAGGCCCTGGAGCGGACCTTCGCGGCCTGCCGCGAGTACGCGGAGATCATCAAGGCGCACGGCGCGGAGAAGATCCGCTTCGTCGCCACCTCCGCCTCCCGGGACGCCGAGAACCGCGCGGACTTCGTCTCCGGGGTCCTGGACATCCTGGGCGTCGAGCCCGAGGTGATCTCCGGCGACCAGGAGGCCGCGTTCTCCTTCACCGGGGCCACCAAGGAGCTGGCCGGACGCGCGGAGGACTATCTCGTCGTGGACATCGGCGGCGGCTCCACGGAGCTCGTGGTCGGGCGGGAGAGCGTCGAGGCGGCCCGCTCCGTCGACATCGGCTGCGTACGCCTGACCGAGCGGCACCAGCCCTCGTCGCCCGCCACGGCCGAGCAGGTCGCCGCGATCCGCGCGGACGTCTCGAAGGCCCTGGACCTGGCCGCCGAGACCGTTCCGCTCACCGGCGGGCCGCGCACGCTCGTCGGCCTCGCCGGATCGGTGACCACGATCGCGGCCATCGCGCTGGGTCTGGAGGAGTACGACTCCGAGGCGATCCACCACGCGCGCATCCCGTACGAGAAGGTCCGGGAGATCACTCGGTCGCTGATCGCCGCGACCCACGACGAGAAGGCCGCGATCCCCGCGATGCACCCCGGCCGGGTCGACGTCATCGTCTCCGGGGCCCTGATCCTGCTGGCCCTGATGGAGCGCGTCCAAGCCTCGGAAGTGGTGGTCTCGGAGCACGACATCCTGGACGGGATCGGCTGGAGCATCGCCTGA
- a CDS encoding NAD(P)/FAD-dependent oxidoreductase, which produces MSTTERPRILVVGGGYVGLYAAQRILKKMRYAEATVTVVDPRSYMTYQPFLPEAAAGNISPRHVVVPLRRVLPKAEVLTGRVTTIDQDRKVATISPLVGETYELPFDYLVVALGAVSRTFPIPGLAEQGIGMKGVEEAIGLRNHVIEQLDKADSTHDEEVRRRALTFVFVGGGFAGAETIGEVEDMARDAAKQYSNVSRDDMRFVLVDAADKILPEVGPDLGRWGKEHLESRGIEIHLSTSMDSCVDGHVVLKNGLEVDSNTIVWTAGVKPNPALARYGLPLGPRGHVDTQATLQVQGSDYIWAAGDNAQVPDLVGRKAGNPNAWCPPNAQHALRQAKVLGDNVISGMRGFPQKEYEHANKGAVAGLGLHKGVAMIVMGKIKIKLKGRLAWYAHRGYHGMAMPTFNRKIRVLADWTLGMFLKREVVSLGAMETPREEFYEAAKPAPAPVDAVKIPAAAEPKKAEAKAS; this is translated from the coding sequence ATGAGCACCACGGAGCGTCCCAGGATCCTCGTAGTAGGCGGTGGGTACGTAGGCCTGTACGCGGCACAGCGCATTCTCAAGAAGATGCGTTATGCGGAAGCGACCGTCACGGTCGTCGACCCGCGCTCGTACATGACCTACCAGCCCTTCCTGCCCGAAGCCGCCGCCGGCAACATCTCGCCGAGGCACGTCGTCGTACCGCTGCGACGCGTCCTTCCCAAGGCCGAGGTGCTTACTGGTCGGGTCACCACCATCGATCAGGACCGCAAGGTCGCCACGATCTCCCCGCTGGTCGGCGAGACGTACGAGCTGCCCTTCGACTACCTGGTCGTCGCGCTCGGCGCGGTCTCCCGCACCTTCCCGATCCCCGGCCTCGCCGAGCAGGGCATCGGCATGAAGGGCGTCGAGGAGGCCATCGGCCTGCGCAACCACGTCATCGAGCAGCTCGACAAGGCCGACTCCACGCACGACGAAGAGGTCCGTCGCCGGGCGCTCACGTTCGTGTTCGTCGGCGGTGGCTTCGCGGGTGCGGAGACCATCGGCGAGGTCGAGGACATGGCCCGCGACGCCGCGAAGCAGTACAGCAACGTGTCGCGCGACGACATGCGCTTCGTGCTCGTCGACGCCGCCGACAAGATCCTTCCCGAGGTGGGCCCGGACCTGGGCCGCTGGGGCAAGGAGCACCTGGAGAGCCGGGGCATCGAGATTCACCTCTCGACGTCCATGGACTCCTGCGTCGACGGCCACGTCGTGCTGAAGAACGGGCTCGAGGTCGACTCCAACACCATCGTGTGGACCGCGGGCGTCAAGCCGAACCCGGCGCTGGCCCGTTACGGCCTGCCGCTCGGCCCGCGTGGTCACGTCGACACCCAGGCCACCCTCCAGGTGCAGGGCAGCGACTACATCTGGGCCGCGGGCGACAACGCCCAGGTCCCGGACCTGGTCGGCCGCAAGGCCGGCAACCCGAACGCCTGGTGCCCGCCGAACGCCCAGCACGCGCTGCGCCAGGCCAAGGTCCTCGGCGACAACGTGATCTCCGGCATGCGGGGCTTCCCGCAGAAGGAGTACGAGCACGCCAACAAGGGCGCCGTCGCGGGCCTCGGCCTGCACAAGGGCGTCGCGATGATCGTCATGGGCAAGATCAAGATCAAGCTCAAGGGCCGTCTCGCCTGGTACGCCCACCGCGGCTACCACGGCATGGCGATGCCGACGTTCAACCGCAAGATCCGCGTGCTGGCCGACTGGACGCTGGGGATGTTCCTCAAGCGCGAGGTCGTCTCGCTGGGCGCCATGGAGACTCCGCGCGAGGAGTTCTACGAGGCCGCCAAGCCCGCACCGGCTCCGGTCGACGCGGTGAAGATTCCGGCCGCCGCCGAGCCGAAGAAGGCCGAAGCGAAGGCTTCCTGA
- a CDS encoding cyclopropane-fatty-acyl-phospholipid synthase family protein, producing MADAALRLTRLAEELLSAPLPVRIRAWDGSEAGPPGAPVLAIRDRKALRRLLWKPGELGLARAWVAGEIDIDGDLYEALDLLAELIWEREGDVKDAVHPLRDPRLRAAARTLLKIGGPLPPPPPPPEELRRHTGRLHTKRRDKESISHHYDVGNDFYSLVLGPSMVYSCAYFTDPDASLEDAQRDKLDLIARKLDLREGQRLLDVGCGWGSMALHAARHYGVHVTGVTLSSEQAAFARKRIAEEGLADRIEIRVQDYRDVSDGPYDAISSIGMAEHVGAVRYGEYAADLYALLKPGGRLLNHQIGRRPLAREEAYQVDAFIDSYVFPDGELAPVGNTVTLLEEAGFEVRDVESIREHYALTLRHWVARLEKNWEAALKTVTPGRARVWRLYMAASALSFEHNKIGVNQVLAVRPTASGASGMPLRARVWGAEAVTT from the coding sequence ATGGCCGATGCCGCACTGCGGCTGACCAGACTCGCCGAGGAACTCCTCTCCGCCCCGCTCCCGGTCCGCATCCGCGCCTGGGACGGCAGCGAGGCGGGCCCGCCCGGCGCCCCCGTCCTCGCGATCCGGGACCGGAAAGCCCTGCGCCGCCTGCTCTGGAAGCCGGGCGAGCTGGGCCTGGCCCGCGCCTGGGTGGCCGGTGAGATCGACATCGACGGGGACCTGTACGAGGCCCTGGACCTGCTCGCCGAACTGATCTGGGAGCGCGAAGGCGACGTCAAGGACGCCGTCCACCCCCTCCGCGACCCCCGGCTGCGCGCCGCCGCCCGCACCCTGCTGAAGATCGGCGGGCCCCTCCCGCCGCCGCCCCCGCCGCCCGAGGAACTGCGCCGCCACACCGGACGGCTGCACACCAAGCGCCGGGACAAGGAATCCATCAGCCACCACTACGACGTCGGCAACGACTTCTACTCCCTGGTCCTCGGGCCGTCCATGGTCTACTCCTGCGCCTATTTCACCGACCCCGACGCCTCCCTCGAAGACGCCCAGCGCGACAAGCTCGACCTGATCGCCCGCAAGCTCGACCTGCGCGAGGGGCAGCGGCTGCTCGACGTCGGCTGCGGCTGGGGCTCCATGGCCCTCCACGCCGCCCGCCACTACGGCGTCCACGTCACCGGCGTCACCCTCTCCAGCGAACAGGCCGCCTTCGCGCGCAAGCGCATCGCCGAGGAGGGCCTCGCCGACCGCATCGAGATCCGGGTGCAGGACTACCGCGACGTCAGCGACGGCCCGTACGACGCGATCTCCTCGATCGGCATGGCCGAGCACGTGGGCGCCGTGCGGTACGGCGAGTACGCGGCGGACCTGTACGCCCTCCTCAAGCCCGGCGGGAGGCTGCTCAACCACCAGATCGGACGCCGCCCGCTCGCCCGCGAGGAGGCGTACCAGGTCGACGCCTTCATCGACTCGTACGTCTTCCCCGACGGCGAACTCGCGCCCGTCGGCAACACCGTCACCCTGCTGGAGGAGGCCGGGTTCGAGGTCCGCGACGTGGAGTCGATCCGCGAGCACTACGCCCTGACCCTGCGGCACTGGGTGGCCCGCCTGGAGAAGAACTGGGAGGCGGCCCTGAAGACGGTCACCCCCGGCCGGGCCCGGGTCTGGCGGCTCTACATGGCGGCCTCCGCGCTCTCCTTCGAGCACAACAAGATCGGCGTGAACCAGGTGCTGGCGGTGCGGCCCACCGCGTCGGGCGCCTCCGGGATGCCGCTGCGCGCCCGGGTGTGGGGTGCGGAGGCTGTGACCACCTGA
- a CDS encoding phospholipase D-like domain-containing protein, with protein sequence MQHRRSTRTKKIWMWGTGIGVAALAVPAVAFAGAAPGAEAAVRTTATFNDPAGDTAAQSRIRDHVKGLIEGAKEGSTITAGLYSFTDTQVSGALADARKRGVNVRIVIDNASTGKGGQYDALKTALGTDQSKGSYVTNCGANRGCIGQRELVDGSEDGSINHNKFWLFSETGGTKNVVVQASANMTSLQRTDLFNNAVTIVDAGLYGVYQDYFADLAKRRIDNDYYRTPSAGAYKTYFFPRKEAAGKKWNADASTDTVSLILGNVDCTAGTEVRVAANLFSRREVASKLVSMEAAGCTVRLANDGGTAMSDDVRGILAGKIADRVECAEKRPGKANVGLHSKYVLVNGTYEGKSGRKLVFTGSHNYSYAALRANDETLLKIDDAGLYDQFKENHATIMSYCKGS encoded by the coding sequence GTGCAGCACCGCAGGAGCACGCGGACCAAGAAGATCTGGATGTGGGGGACGGGCATCGGCGTGGCCGCCCTCGCGGTCCCGGCGGTTGCCTTCGCGGGCGCGGCTCCCGGGGCCGAGGCAGCCGTGCGGACGACCGCGACGTTCAACGACCCGGCGGGCGACACCGCCGCGCAGAGCCGCATCCGCGACCACGTGAAGGGCTTGATCGAGGGGGCGAAGGAGGGCTCCACCATCACCGCCGGGCTCTACTCCTTCACCGACACCCAGGTCTCGGGCGCCCTCGCGGACGCCAGGAAGCGCGGCGTGAACGTCAGGATCGTCATCGACAACGCCTCGACCGGCAAGGGCGGCCAGTACGACGCCCTCAAGACGGCGCTCGGCACGGACCAGTCCAAGGGCTCGTACGTGACCAACTGCGGCGCCAACCGGGGCTGCATCGGACAGCGCGAGCTGGTGGACGGCTCCGAGGACGGCTCGATCAACCACAACAAGTTCTGGCTGTTCTCCGAGACCGGCGGCACCAAGAACGTCGTCGTGCAGGCGTCGGCCAACATGACGAGCCTCCAGCGCACCGACCTGTTCAACAATGCGGTGACGATCGTCGACGCCGGTCTGTACGGCGTCTACCAGGACTACTTCGCCGACCTCGCGAAGCGCAGGATCGACAACGACTACTACAGGACGCCGTCGGCGGGCGCGTACAAGACGTACTTCTTCCCCCGCAAGGAAGCCGCGGGCAAGAAGTGGAACGCCGACGCCTCCACCGACACCGTCTCCCTCATCCTCGGCAACGTCGACTGCACGGCGGGCACCGAGGTGCGGGTCGCCGCCAACCTCTTCTCGCGCCGCGAGGTCGCCAGCAAGCTGGTGTCCATGGAGGCGGCGGGCTGCACGGTGCGCCTGGCGAACGACGGCGGCACGGCGATGAGCGACGACGTCCGGGGGATCCTCGCCGGGAAGATCGCGGACCGCGTCGAGTGCGCCGAGAAGCGCCCCGGCAAGGCGAACGTCGGCCTGCACTCCAAGTACGTCCTGGTCAACGGCACGTACGAGGGGAAGTCCGGCCGCAAGCTGGTCTTCACCGGCAGCCACAACTACAGCTACGCGGCGCTGCGCGCCAACGACGAGACCCTGCTGAAGATCGACGACGCGGGGCTGTACGACCAGTTCAAGGAGAACCACGCCACGATCATGAGCTACTGCAAGGGCTCGTGA
- a CDS encoding ABC transporter permease, giving the protein MFRTALRNVLAHKARLLMTMLAVMLGVAFVSGTLIYSDTLSSAFRSQATKSLDGVAVGVEARTYANDPESKPLTEQQVRKVAALDGVDSVTPQVGGFAGAADRSGKLIGQGWANNGGNFAPGKDGKDARYTFADGHGPANGDEIALDRATADKAGYKVGDQVRVATNKPAKEYRLAGVFTTEDGAVNAGGSLVLFDTPTAQKIFLAPGQYAGLTVKAKPGADQDALVKAIKPLIPENATASTASELEREQVRMVEESTSALTQILLGFAGIALFVGVFLISNTFTMLVAQRTKELALMRAVGASRKQITRSVLAEAAIVGLFASVAGFLLGVAMASGMGPLLDSMDAQMPAGDLVVGAAPVIAAFAVGVLITMLAAWLPGRRAARIPPVAAMNSVHATPDVKSLVVRNVIGAIIAIGGAALVVGGVALGGENGRLVIGGGAFLILLGMIVLIPLLSRPVIGLVQPLLNRVFTVSGKLAGLNSVRNPRRTGATASALAIGLTLVTGLTVLAVTMGSAIDRATTEQVKADYTVQMANQSQIDRSTIDALAKAPGVSVASARLSGGLETGNGDFLVTDGVTPSALGPVFAFTVLEGSKDAVAQGQIAVSKTYRDKHGYRLGQQVPVKYEDGKKATLKVGAVYEDNDFLADSVMDARLLAPHFKEPTYYAMYVKMDGGATDANKQALVDATGKNPAMVMLNQEDLRNQTAGQINLMLNIMYGLLAMALVISVLGVVNTLAMSVFERQQEIGMLRAIGLDRSRVKTMIRLESVVISLFGAVVGVVLGVFIAWAIGETVKAKIPGYALELPWDRIGIFLLLAGLVGVLAAMWPARSAAKLNMLSAIKAE; this is encoded by the coding sequence ATGTTCCGCACCGCCCTGCGCAATGTGCTCGCGCACAAGGCCAGGCTGCTGATGACGATGCTCGCCGTGATGCTCGGCGTGGCCTTCGTCTCCGGCACCCTGATCTACAGCGACACCCTCTCCTCCGCCTTCCGCAGCCAGGCCACCAAGAGCCTCGACGGCGTCGCCGTGGGCGTCGAGGCCCGTACGTACGCCAACGACCCCGAGTCCAAGCCGCTCACCGAGCAGCAGGTCCGCAAGGTCGCCGCCCTGGACGGGGTGGACTCGGTCACCCCGCAGGTCGGCGGCTTCGCCGGTGCGGCCGACCGGAGCGGCAAGCTGATCGGCCAGGGCTGGGCCAACAACGGCGGCAACTTCGCCCCCGGCAAGGACGGCAAGGACGCCCGCTACACCTTCGCCGACGGCCACGGCCCGGCCAACGGCGACGAGATCGCCCTCGACAGGGCGACCGCCGACAAGGCCGGCTACAAGGTCGGCGACCAGGTCCGCGTCGCCACCAACAAGCCCGCCAAGGAGTACCGGCTCGCCGGTGTCTTCACCACCGAGGACGGCGCGGTCAACGCGGGCGGCAGCCTGGTGCTGTTCGACACTCCGACCGCCCAGAAGATCTTCCTGGCACCCGGTCAGTACGCGGGTCTGACCGTCAAGGCGAAGCCGGGCGCCGACCAGGACGCGCTGGTCAAGGCCATCAAGCCGCTGATCCCCGAGAACGCCACGGCGAGCACGGCGTCCGAGCTGGAGCGCGAGCAGGTCCGGATGGTCGAGGAGAGCACCAGCGCCCTCACCCAGATCCTCCTCGGCTTCGCGGGCATCGCGCTGTTCGTCGGCGTCTTCCTGATCTCCAACACCTTCACCATGCTGGTCGCCCAGCGCACCAAGGAACTCGCGCTGATGCGCGCGGTGGGCGCGTCCCGCAAGCAGATCACCCGCTCGGTGCTGGCCGAGGCCGCGATCGTGGGACTGTTCGCCTCGGTCGCCGGATTCCTGCTGGGTGTGGCCATGGCTTCCGGCATGGGCCCGCTGCTGGACTCGATGGACGCCCAGATGCCCGCCGGTGACCTGGTCGTCGGGGCCGCCCCGGTGATCGCCGCGTTCGCCGTCGGCGTGCTCATCACGATGCTGGCCGCCTGGCTGCCGGGCCGCCGTGCGGCGCGCATCCCGCCGGTCGCCGCGATGAACAGCGTGCACGCCACCCCGGACGTCAAGTCCCTCGTCGTACGGAACGTCATCGGCGCGATCATCGCGATCGGCGGCGCGGCCCTGGTCGTCGGCGGGGTGGCGCTCGGCGGCGAGAACGGCCGGCTGGTCATCGGCGGCGGCGCGTTCCTGATCCTGCTCGGCATGATCGTGCTGATCCCGCTGCTCTCGCGGCCGGTCATCGGCCTCGTACAGCCGCTGCTGAACCGCGTCTTCACGGTCTCCGGCAAGCTCGCCGGTCTCAACTCGGTCCGCAACCCGCGCCGCACCGGCGCCACCGCCTCCGCCCTGGCCATCGGACTGACCCTGGTCACCGGCCTGACCGTGCTCGCCGTCACCATGGGCTCGGCCATCGACCGCGCCACCACCGAGCAGGTCAAGGCCGACTACACGGTCCAGATGGCCAACCAGTCGCAGATCGACCGGTCCACGATCGACGCGCTCGCCAAGGCGCCCGGCGTCAGCGTCGCCTCGGCCCGGCTGTCCGGCGGCCTGGAGACCGGCAACGGCGACTTCCTGGTCACCGACGGCGTCACCCCCTCGGCCCTCGGCCCGGTGTTCGCCTTCACGGTGCTGGAGGGCTCGAAGGACGCCGTCGCCCAGGGACAGATCGCGGTCAGCAAGACCTACCGGGACAAGCACGGCTACCGGCTCGGGCAGCAGGTCCCGGTGAAGTACGAGGACGGCAAGAAGGCGACCCTGAAGGTCGGCGCGGTCTACGAGGACAACGACTTCCTCGCCGATTCCGTCATGGACGCGCGGCTCCTCGCCCCGCACTTCAAGGAGCCCACGTACTACGCCATGTACGTGAAGATGGACGGCGGTGCCACCGACGCCAACAAGCAGGCCCTGGTCGACGCCACCGGCAAGAACCCGGCCATGGTCATGCTGAACCAGGAGGACCTGCGCAACCAGACCGCGGGCCAGATCAACCTGATGCTGAACATCATGTACGGCCTGCTCGCGATGGCCCTGGTGATCTCCGTCCTCGGCGTCGTCAACACCCTCGCCATGTCGGTCTTCGAGCGCCAGCAGGAGATCGGGATGCTGCGCGCGATCGGCCTGGACCGCAGCCGGGTCAAGACGATGATCCGCCTGGAGTCCGTGGTGATCTCGCTGTTCGGCGCGGTCGTCGGCGTGGTGCTCGGCGTCTTCATCGCCTGGGCGATCGGCGAGACCGTGAAGGCCAAGATCCCGGGTTACGCCCTGGAGCTGCCCTGGGACCGGATCGGGATCTTCCTCCTGCTGGCCGGACTGGTCGGCGTGCTGGCCGCCATGTGGCCGGCCCGCAGCGCGGCGAAGCTGAACATGCTCTCCGCCATCAAGGCCGAGTAG